A stretch of Ipomoea triloba cultivar NCNSP0323 chromosome 11, ASM357664v1 DNA encodes these proteins:
- the LOC115997203 gene encoding uncharacterized protein LOC115997203 isoform X2: MFENLMSPETSKTLRLAAGRAFAKMWFPILLADRAYKIGLKLMLESPEEEFSKVMLISLSKISSKWTSLIPVQVDLLISFISKERASCLQATALKCLNFILSRGVFPFPESADTIQKFLNVLNESKFSPDLQCVALKILYKVLLYNLHKTPHVEVLNIFSRFIAIVQFISESPIIPERVLAIRVLADISDKLVGRAEDASVRIGSTVATQVISFAMDRSTYLVMSNKDIHQHNSMLEQEIKCLFGLLLNLFEKNQELGALILDKICIFIRDLVNMLNGITTKPIVCKNIDNFIEPDQENFMEIQAGQSVIVESMICAPKVILNCFQNQGNLNSVSPQVFDTVKLLVKHVCGCRSFHIYIRVIYNILLHSCMEYRCMWHELGKIMNSTRDFSLCYGSVSWDRSFEYETSAIEYVNIILGRNENWLSYKIGKYATCQGAWLTANLIFEQLRTIVQSEVCCSWLESLAQFSRMERQFQLFNFDLSEVTTGKSSIGCYIETTLGACNDLRSSVCRLDASTSGLAFCFQRWFLTLRVKVIEAILDSIKLVIAYSSVQGGARNNECLETSLLHSLGQVSYRMKSLVQEFDLFASSFIGIDGKSRIMISTLALSCSLLAFTTGFTFLFANLHASEDISGQVVKPLDGQLYAMLSHDLFGRLWHIDNETSKKLWLLSKFLQTSGNTLLPQFRNQISNSGCEAIAVAKLCRYAVTIIHNLQNEVTGSHDHNIKSRILSDTSKLLFNVLSLWIRIPFRAPKHFFQLRPCVGSELFLMGEDGEKLDSLFVMSGFLLRVNLCLQLKNLSSSLPVRFSKFYCVLHTRPSYRISNRNREDKQRKALSSQEEVDNIIYLNRKLLEHTSGSSDCSSMHSIDKTTGVLAADSFVCFEPNEKAQGFSTCLLDVSGFPVGCYEIKWHSCGVDNEGSYWSFIPLNVGAVFTVKEGSL; the protein is encoded by the exons ATGTTTGAAAATTTGATGTCACCTGAAACATCAAAGACTCTAAGGTTAGCTGCAGGCCGAGCTTTTGCGAAAATGTGGTTCCCAATATTACTTGCAGACAGAGCTTACAAG ATAGGTTTAAAGCTGATGTTAGAATCTCCCGAAGAAGAATTTTCCAAAGTTATGCTGATTTCACTTTCAAAAATTTCTTCAAAATGGACATCACTCATTCCTGTACAG GTAGATTTACTTATCTCATTTATTTCTAAGGAGAGAGCTTCATGCCTGCAAGCTACAGCATTAAAATGCCTCAACTTTATTTTAAGTCGAGGAGTATTTCCTTTCCCTGAGAGTGCAGACACAATCCAAAAGTTTCTCAATGTTCTGAACGAATCCAAGTTTTCTCCAGATTTGCAGTGTGTAGCACTTAAAATCTTGTACAAG GTTTTATTGTATAATTTACACAAAACTCCTCATGTGGAGGTCCTCAACATTTTCTCCAGATTCATAGCAATTGTACAGTTCATATCAGAATCTCCAATTATCCCAGAGAGGGTCTTAGCTATTCGTGTTTTGGCAGATATTTCTGACAAACTTGTGGGAAGAGCCGAAGATGCATCAGTTCGAATTGGCTCCACTGTGGCAACTCAAGTAATCTCATTTGCAATGGATCGCTCCACTTACTTGGTTATGTCAAATAAGGATATTCATCAGCATAACAGTATGCTGGAGCAGGAGATCAAATGCTTATTCGGTCTCTTacttaatttgtttgaaaagaATCAAGAACTTGGTGCCCTAATACTGGATAAAATCTGCATATTTATTAGAGATCTAGTGAATATGTTGAATGGAATTACAACCAAGCCAATTGTGTGtaaaaatattgataatttCATAGAGCCTGACCAAGAGAATTTCATGGAAATACAAGCAGGCCAATCAGTCATAGTGGAAAGCATGATCTGTGCACCAAAGGTCATtcttaattgttttcaaaaccaaggaaatttGAATTCAGTTTCTCCTCAGGTCTTTGACACTGTGAAGCTTCTGGTAAAGCATGTATGCGGTTGCAGATCGTTTCATATTTATATACGTGTGATCTATAATATACTATTGCATTCATGCATGGAATACAGATGCATGTGGCATGAGTTGGGGAAAATTATGAATTCTACCAGAGACTTTAGCTTATGCTATGGTTCTGTGTCTTGGGACCGCTCTTTTGAGTATGAAACTTCTgctattgaatatgtgaatattaTTTTGGGAAGAAACGAAAATTGGTTATCTTACAAGATTGGAAAATATGCAACATGTCAGGGAGCATGGCTTACTgcaaatttaatatttgaacAACTTAGGACAATTGTCCAATCTGAAGTCTGTTGTTCTTGGTTGGAATCCTTGGCTCAGTTTTCACGAATGGAAAGGCAATTTCAATTGTTTAACTTTGATCTTTCTGAAGTCACTACCGGAAAAAGTTCCATTGGCTGCTACATTGAAACTACTCTTGGTGCTTGCAATGACCTTCGTTCTTCAGTGTGTAGACTTGATGCCTCTACTTCTGGCCTTGCCTTCTGTTTCCAGAGATGGTTTCTGACTTTGAGAGTAAAAGTCATAGAAGCTATACTGGATTCAATTAAACTCGTGATAGCATATTCTTCTGTACAGGGTGGCGCTAGAAACAATGAGTGCCTAGAAACATCTTTACTGCATTCTCTTGGCCAAGTTTCATACAGAATGAAGAGCTTAGTGCAAGAATTTGACCTTTTTGCATCATCTTTTATAGGCATAGACGGGAAAAGTAGGATTATGATCTCAACGCTTGCTCTAAGTTGCTCGCTTTTGGCCTTCACCACTGGCTTTACTTTTCTCTTTGCAAACCTACATGCTTCAGAAGATATCAGTGGCCAAGTGGTTAAACCTTTGGATGGGCAACTTTATGCTATGTTATCACATGATTTGTTTGGGCGGTTATGGCACATAGACAATGAAACCAGCAAAAAGCTGTGGTTGCTTTCAAAATTCTTGCAAACATCAGGGAACACACTTTTGCCACAGTTCAGAAATCAAATCTCAAACTCTGGTTGCGAAGCAATTGCTGTCGCAAAGCTTTGTAGATATGCTGTTACGATTATTCATAACCTGCAAAATGAAGTGACTGGATCACATGATCATAACATCAAATCCAGGATTCTCAGTGACACTTCCAAGCTGCTTTTCAATGTACTTTCATTATGGATACGCATTCCTTTCCGGGCTCCCAAGCACTTCTTTCAACTAAG GCCCTGTGTTGGCTCGGAGCTTTTCTTGATGGGAGAAGATGGAGAAAAATTAGATAGTTTATTTGTCATGTCTGGCTTCCTTCTCCGCGTAAATTTGTGCCTTCAACTCAAAAATCTGTCATCAAGCCTACCCGTTCGATTTTCTAAGTTTTACTGTGTTCTTCATACAAGACCATCATATCGAATATCCAACCGCAATAGGGAGGATAAGCAACGAAAAGCTTTAAGCTCTCAAGAAGAAGTTGATAACATAATATATCTGAACCGAAAGCTATTGGAACATACCAGCGGGTCTTCTGATTGTAGCAGTATGCACAGTATTGATAAAACTACAGGCGTTTTAGCTGCAGACAGCTTCGTCTGCTTTGAGCCAAATGAGAAAGCGCAAGGCTTCTCAACGTGCTTGCTCGATGTTTCTGGCTTCCCCGTTGGTTGTTATGAAATCAAATGGCATAGCTGTGGTGTCGATAATGAAGGTTCGTATTGGAGCTTCATCCCGCTGAATGTTGGTGCGGTGTTCACTGTAAAGGAAGGAAGTTTGTAA
- the LOC116033955 gene encoding LON peptidase N-terminal domain and RING finger protein 1-like isoform X1: MSAGALSLPEFGLEGVDDVEDIPSASEGDSSMSFERFSHLQDLVRMGNNAFRDNRLDEAINFYTKASNAKPNDATILGNRCVSYLRFSLFLKNRSSSDSETRPLSGLDPTIHAGLAFKDAEKVVSLRSSSVKSYILKANALVMLEKYELAQDVIYSGLHIDPLSIPLQNLARFINEGRRSHGKPQRSDDFDCTLCLKLLYEPITTPCGHSFCRSCLFQSMDRCNRCPLCRTVLFLSTRSCAISVTLNNIIQKNFPEEYAERKTENDGLINLGVDLLPLFVMDVILPCQKIQLNIFEPRYRLMVRRIMEGNRRMGMAIVDSATGSIAEYGCEVEITDCEPLPDGRFLLEVESRRRCRIVRNWDQDGYRVAEVEWVHDVLPAEGSRERHELQEMINRTAAFSQQWLQTAQQAARGDRARVAELYRAEGLMPSTQDPEHFSFWLCTLTNRRPPERLELLKLRDTDERIRRALIYMKEDGPACIVQ, from the exons ATGTCGGCCGGAGCTTTATCGTTGCCGGAGTTTGGTTTGGAAGGGGTTGACGACGTCGAGGACATTCCATcg GCGAGTGAAGGAGATTCTTCGATGTCATTTGAGCGGTTCAGTCATCTCCAGGATCTTGTGCGGATGGGGAATAATGCCTTCCGGGACAATAGATTGGATGAG GCCATCAATTTTTACACCAAAGCTAGCAATGCAAAACCAAATGATGCTACCATCCTTGGCAACAGATGTGTGTCATATCTTAG GTTTAGCCTGTTTCTGAAAAATAGATCTTCATCAGATTCAGAAACTAGGCCACTGAGTGGGCTGGATCCAACAATCCATGCTGGG CTTGCATTTAAGGATGCTGAGAAGGTGGTGAGCTTGCGAAGTAGTTCAGTAAAATCATACATTTTGAAGGCAAATGCACTTGTTATG TTAGAAAAATATGAACTTGCTCAAGATGTTATTTATTCAGGCCTTCATATTGACCCCCTAAG CATCCCTCTACAAAATTTAGCAAGATTTATCAATGAAGGAAGGAGAAGCCATGGAAAACCACAGCGCAGTGATGATTTTGATTGCACTCtttgtttaaaattattatatgaacCAATTACGACTCCATGTGGGCATTCTTTTTGCCGCTCTTGTCTTTTTCAATCGATGGATCGAT GTAACAGATGTCCATTGTGCCGGACGGTTCTATTTCTTAGTACCAGATCTTGTGCTATCAG TGTGACATTGAATAACATCATTCAGAAGAATTTTCCTGAGGAGTATGCTGAAAGGAAAACTGAGAATGATGGCTTGATTAACCTTGGTGTTGATTTGCTGCCTCTTTTTGTAATGGATGTTATTCTACCATGTCAGAAGATTCAACTTAACATTTTTGAGCCTCGTTATAGACTTATG GTGAGGAGGATAATGGAAGGAAATCGTCGTATGGGAATG GCTATTGTTGATTCTGCAACAGGTTCTATAGCTGAATATGGTTGTGAAGTGGAGATAACAGA CTGTGAGCCACTTCCGGATGGGCGATTCCTTCTAGAG GTTGAAAGTCGCCGAAGATGTCGTATTGTTCGAAACTGGGATCAAGATGG GTATCGAGTTGCTGAAGTTGAATGGGTACATGATGTTTTGCCAGCTGAGGGAAGTAGAGAGAGACATGAA TTACAAGAGATGATAAATAGGACAGCAGCCTTTTCTCAACAGTGGTTGCAGACTGCACAGCAAGCAGCTCGAGGAG ATCGTGCACGGGTTGCTGAACTCTATAGAGCAGAAGGATTGATGCCCTCAACACAGGATCCTGAGCATTTTAGTTTCTGG CTATGTACATTGACGAATAGGAGGCCACCTGAAAGATTAGAGCTCCTTAAGTTACGAGATACAGACGAG AGGATAAGACGTGCCTTAATTTATATGAAGGAAGATGGTCCAGCCTGTATTGTGCAATaa
- the LOC116033955 gene encoding LON peptidase N-terminal domain and RING finger protein 1-like isoform X2, translated as MSAGALSLPEFGLEGVDDVEDIPSASEGDSSMSFERFSHLQDLVRMGNNAFRDNRLDEAINFYTKASNAKPNDATILGNRCVSYLRFSLFLKNRSSSDSETRPLSGLDPTIHAGLAFKDAEKVVSLRSSSVKSYILKANALVMLEKYELAQDVIYSGLHIDPLSIPLQNLARFINEGRRSHGKPQRSDDFDCTLCLKLLYEPITTPCGHSFCRSCLFQSMDRCNRCPLCRTVLFLSTRSCAISVTLNNIIQKNFPEEYAERKTENDGLINLGVDLLPLFVMDVILPCQKIQLNIFEPRYRLMVRRIMEGNRRMGMAIVDSATGSIAEYGCEVEITDCEPLPDGRFLLEVESRRRCRIVRNWDQDGYRVAEVEWVHDVLPAEGSRERHELQEMINRTAAFSQQWLQTAQQAARGDRARVAELYRAEGLMPSTQLCTLTNRRPPERLELLKLRDTDERIRRALIYMKEDGPACIVQ; from the exons ATGTCGGCCGGAGCTTTATCGTTGCCGGAGTTTGGTTTGGAAGGGGTTGACGACGTCGAGGACATTCCATcg GCGAGTGAAGGAGATTCTTCGATGTCATTTGAGCGGTTCAGTCATCTCCAGGATCTTGTGCGGATGGGGAATAATGCCTTCCGGGACAATAGATTGGATGAG GCCATCAATTTTTACACCAAAGCTAGCAATGCAAAACCAAATGATGCTACCATCCTTGGCAACAGATGTGTGTCATATCTTAG GTTTAGCCTGTTTCTGAAAAATAGATCTTCATCAGATTCAGAAACTAGGCCACTGAGTGGGCTGGATCCAACAATCCATGCTGGG CTTGCATTTAAGGATGCTGAGAAGGTGGTGAGCTTGCGAAGTAGTTCAGTAAAATCATACATTTTGAAGGCAAATGCACTTGTTATG TTAGAAAAATATGAACTTGCTCAAGATGTTATTTATTCAGGCCTTCATATTGACCCCCTAAG CATCCCTCTACAAAATTTAGCAAGATTTATCAATGAAGGAAGGAGAAGCCATGGAAAACCACAGCGCAGTGATGATTTTGATTGCACTCtttgtttaaaattattatatgaacCAATTACGACTCCATGTGGGCATTCTTTTTGCCGCTCTTGTCTTTTTCAATCGATGGATCGAT GTAACAGATGTCCATTGTGCCGGACGGTTCTATTTCTTAGTACCAGATCTTGTGCTATCAG TGTGACATTGAATAACATCATTCAGAAGAATTTTCCTGAGGAGTATGCTGAAAGGAAAACTGAGAATGATGGCTTGATTAACCTTGGTGTTGATTTGCTGCCTCTTTTTGTAATGGATGTTATTCTACCATGTCAGAAGATTCAACTTAACATTTTTGAGCCTCGTTATAGACTTATG GTGAGGAGGATAATGGAAGGAAATCGTCGTATGGGAATG GCTATTGTTGATTCTGCAACAGGTTCTATAGCTGAATATGGTTGTGAAGTGGAGATAACAGA CTGTGAGCCACTTCCGGATGGGCGATTCCTTCTAGAG GTTGAAAGTCGCCGAAGATGTCGTATTGTTCGAAACTGGGATCAAGATGG GTATCGAGTTGCTGAAGTTGAATGGGTACATGATGTTTTGCCAGCTGAGGGAAGTAGAGAGAGACATGAA TTACAAGAGATGATAAATAGGACAGCAGCCTTTTCTCAACAGTGGTTGCAGACTGCACAGCAAGCAGCTCGAGGAG ATCGTGCACGGGTTGCTGAACTCTATAGAGCAGAAGGATTGATGCCCTCAACACAG CTATGTACATTGACGAATAGGAGGCCACCTGAAAGATTAGAGCTCCTTAAGTTACGAGATACAGACGAG AGGATAAGACGTGCCTTAATTTATATGAAGGAAGATGGTCCAGCCTGTATTGTGCAATaa
- the LOC115997203 gene encoding uncharacterized protein LOC115997203 isoform X1, with amino-acid sequence MEPRATKESNMERTPAASAMQWSIELEKGLRSKQPGKSSEAVLQIGPRLEWWNREPNLAVAEYKMFGLIPGEDKLFADTILLRLAEAFKSGDKLTRMCIVKIFMSELRQRRRWGCQDRKDNRGIISKDKLDSYVELLTRVKSVFDAGDAEERALALVLFGCWAGFAKENADIQYIILSSLVSNNILEVKASLFAAGCFCELADDFAPVLLEMFENLMSPETSKTLRLAAGRAFAKMWFPILLADRAYKIGLKLMLESPEEEFSKVMLISLSKISSKWTSLIPVQVDLLISFISKERASCLQATALKCLNFILSRGVFPFPESADTIQKFLNVLNESKFSPDLQCVALKILYKVLLYNLHKTPHVEVLNIFSRFIAIVQFISESPIIPERVLAIRVLADISDKLVGRAEDASVRIGSTVATQVISFAMDRSTYLVMSNKDIHQHNSMLEQEIKCLFGLLLNLFEKNQELGALILDKICIFIRDLVNMLNGITTKPIVCKNIDNFIEPDQENFMEIQAGQSVIVESMICAPKVILNCFQNQGNLNSVSPQVFDTVKLLVKHVCGCRSFHIYIRVIYNILLHSCMEYRCMWHELGKIMNSTRDFSLCYGSVSWDRSFEYETSAIEYVNIILGRNENWLSYKIGKYATCQGAWLTANLIFEQLRTIVQSEVCCSWLESLAQFSRMERQFQLFNFDLSEVTTGKSSIGCYIETTLGACNDLRSSVCRLDASTSGLAFCFQRWFLTLRVKVIEAILDSIKLVIAYSSVQGGARNNECLETSLLHSLGQVSYRMKSLVQEFDLFASSFIGIDGKSRIMISTLALSCSLLAFTTGFTFLFANLHASEDISGQVVKPLDGQLYAMLSHDLFGRLWHIDNETSKKLWLLSKFLQTSGNTLLPQFRNQISNSGCEAIAVAKLCRYAVTIIHNLQNEVTGSHDHNIKSRILSDTSKLLFNVLSLWIRIPFRAPKHFFQLRPCVGSELFLMGEDGEKLDSLFVMSGFLLRVNLCLQLKNLSSSLPVRFSKFYCVLHTRPSYRISNRNREDKQRKALSSQEEVDNIIYLNRKLLEHTSGSSDCSSMHSIDKTTGVLAADSFVCFEPNEKAQGFSTCLLDVSGFPVGCYEIKWHSCGVDNEGSYWSFIPLNVGAVFTVKEGSL; translated from the exons ATGGAACCAAG GGCTACCAAAGAAAGCAATATGGAGAGAACACCGGCTGCTTCAGCTATGCAATGGAGTATAGAGCTTGAAAAGGGCCTCCGTTCTAAACAACCTG GTAAGTCTTCTGAAGCCGTACTTCAGATTGGACCAAGACTTGAATGGTGGAACAGAGAACCTAACCTTGCAGTAGCTGAATACAAAATGTTTGGCTTAATACCGGGAGAGGATAAGCTATTTGCTGATACAATCCTTCTTAGGCTTGCTGAAGCATTCAAGTCAGGAGACAAACTCACAAGGATGTGCATTGTAAAGATATTCATGTCAGAGCTTAGGCAGCGCAGGAGATGGGGTTGCCAGGATAGAAAAGATAACCGTGGCATTATATCAAAGGATAAATTAGACAGCTATGTGGAGCTTCTAACAAGAGTGAAGTCAGTATTCGACGCCGGGGATGCAGAGGAAAGAGCTTTGGCTTTGGTTCTATTTGGTTGCTGGGCaggttttgcaaaagaaaatgcAGATATACAATACATTATTCTTTCAAGCTTGGTCTCGAATAACATTCTGGAG GTGAAGGCATCTTTGTTTGCTGCTGGATGCTTCTGTGAGCTAGCAGATGACTTTGCCCCTGTACTTTTGGAGATGTTTGAAAATTTGATGTCACCTGAAACATCAAAGACTCTAAGGTTAGCTGCAGGCCGAGCTTTTGCGAAAATGTGGTTCCCAATATTACTTGCAGACAGAGCTTACAAG ATAGGTTTAAAGCTGATGTTAGAATCTCCCGAAGAAGAATTTTCCAAAGTTATGCTGATTTCACTTTCAAAAATTTCTTCAAAATGGACATCACTCATTCCTGTACAG GTAGATTTACTTATCTCATTTATTTCTAAGGAGAGAGCTTCATGCCTGCAAGCTACAGCATTAAAATGCCTCAACTTTATTTTAAGTCGAGGAGTATTTCCTTTCCCTGAGAGTGCAGACACAATCCAAAAGTTTCTCAATGTTCTGAACGAATCCAAGTTTTCTCCAGATTTGCAGTGTGTAGCACTTAAAATCTTGTACAAG GTTTTATTGTATAATTTACACAAAACTCCTCATGTGGAGGTCCTCAACATTTTCTCCAGATTCATAGCAATTGTACAGTTCATATCAGAATCTCCAATTATCCCAGAGAGGGTCTTAGCTATTCGTGTTTTGGCAGATATTTCTGACAAACTTGTGGGAAGAGCCGAAGATGCATCAGTTCGAATTGGCTCCACTGTGGCAACTCAAGTAATCTCATTTGCAATGGATCGCTCCACTTACTTGGTTATGTCAAATAAGGATATTCATCAGCATAACAGTATGCTGGAGCAGGAGATCAAATGCTTATTCGGTCTCTTacttaatttgtttgaaaagaATCAAGAACTTGGTGCCCTAATACTGGATAAAATCTGCATATTTATTAGAGATCTAGTGAATATGTTGAATGGAATTACAACCAAGCCAATTGTGTGtaaaaatattgataatttCATAGAGCCTGACCAAGAGAATTTCATGGAAATACAAGCAGGCCAATCAGTCATAGTGGAAAGCATGATCTGTGCACCAAAGGTCATtcttaattgttttcaaaaccaaggaaatttGAATTCAGTTTCTCCTCAGGTCTTTGACACTGTGAAGCTTCTGGTAAAGCATGTATGCGGTTGCAGATCGTTTCATATTTATATACGTGTGATCTATAATATACTATTGCATTCATGCATGGAATACAGATGCATGTGGCATGAGTTGGGGAAAATTATGAATTCTACCAGAGACTTTAGCTTATGCTATGGTTCTGTGTCTTGGGACCGCTCTTTTGAGTATGAAACTTCTgctattgaatatgtgaatattaTTTTGGGAAGAAACGAAAATTGGTTATCTTACAAGATTGGAAAATATGCAACATGTCAGGGAGCATGGCTTACTgcaaatttaatatttgaacAACTTAGGACAATTGTCCAATCTGAAGTCTGTTGTTCTTGGTTGGAATCCTTGGCTCAGTTTTCACGAATGGAAAGGCAATTTCAATTGTTTAACTTTGATCTTTCTGAAGTCACTACCGGAAAAAGTTCCATTGGCTGCTACATTGAAACTACTCTTGGTGCTTGCAATGACCTTCGTTCTTCAGTGTGTAGACTTGATGCCTCTACTTCTGGCCTTGCCTTCTGTTTCCAGAGATGGTTTCTGACTTTGAGAGTAAAAGTCATAGAAGCTATACTGGATTCAATTAAACTCGTGATAGCATATTCTTCTGTACAGGGTGGCGCTAGAAACAATGAGTGCCTAGAAACATCTTTACTGCATTCTCTTGGCCAAGTTTCATACAGAATGAAGAGCTTAGTGCAAGAATTTGACCTTTTTGCATCATCTTTTATAGGCATAGACGGGAAAAGTAGGATTATGATCTCAACGCTTGCTCTAAGTTGCTCGCTTTTGGCCTTCACCACTGGCTTTACTTTTCTCTTTGCAAACCTACATGCTTCAGAAGATATCAGTGGCCAAGTGGTTAAACCTTTGGATGGGCAACTTTATGCTATGTTATCACATGATTTGTTTGGGCGGTTATGGCACATAGACAATGAAACCAGCAAAAAGCTGTGGTTGCTTTCAAAATTCTTGCAAACATCAGGGAACACACTTTTGCCACAGTTCAGAAATCAAATCTCAAACTCTGGTTGCGAAGCAATTGCTGTCGCAAAGCTTTGTAGATATGCTGTTACGATTATTCATAACCTGCAAAATGAAGTGACTGGATCACATGATCATAACATCAAATCCAGGATTCTCAGTGACACTTCCAAGCTGCTTTTCAATGTACTTTCATTATGGATACGCATTCCTTTCCGGGCTCCCAAGCACTTCTTTCAACTAAG GCCCTGTGTTGGCTCGGAGCTTTTCTTGATGGGAGAAGATGGAGAAAAATTAGATAGTTTATTTGTCATGTCTGGCTTCCTTCTCCGCGTAAATTTGTGCCTTCAACTCAAAAATCTGTCATCAAGCCTACCCGTTCGATTTTCTAAGTTTTACTGTGTTCTTCATACAAGACCATCATATCGAATATCCAACCGCAATAGGGAGGATAAGCAACGAAAAGCTTTAAGCTCTCAAGAAGAAGTTGATAACATAATATATCTGAACCGAAAGCTATTGGAACATACCAGCGGGTCTTCTGATTGTAGCAGTATGCACAGTATTGATAAAACTACAGGCGTTTTAGCTGCAGACAGCTTCGTCTGCTTTGAGCCAAATGAGAAAGCGCAAGGCTTCTCAACGTGCTTGCTCGATGTTTCTGGCTTCCCCGTTGGTTGTTATGAAATCAAATGGCATAGCTGTGGTGTCGATAATGAAGGTTCGTATTGGAGCTTCATCCCGCTGAATGTTGGTGCGGTGTTCACTGTAAAGGAAGGAAGTTTGTAA